The sequence below is a genomic window from Streptosporangiales bacterium.
CGAGGTGGAAGAGGTGCTGTCCGCGCTGGCCATGCTGCTCAACGGCGGCGGGCTGCCGCAGCTGCGCACCATCAACAAGGAGCTGAACGCCGCCCTGTCCGGCCGCGAGGACAAGGTGAAGAGCGTCATCAAGGAGCTCGACACCTTCGTCGGCGGGCTGGACGAGCAGAAGGACAACATCGACAAGGCGCTGCGCAACATCGACAAGCTGTCGCGGCAGCTGAAGAAGCAGCAGCCCACCATCAACACCACGCTGCGGCGGATGCCGCCCGCACTGAAGATCCTCACCGACCAGCGCAAGGACCTGGTCGTCCTGCTCAAGGAGCTGTCGAAGCTGGGCAAGGTCGGCACCCGGGTGATCAACGCGTCCAGGGACGACACCATCGCGAACCTGAAGGCGCTGCGGCCGATCCTGACCAAGCTGGCCGAGGCGGGCACGGACCTGCCGAACGCGCTGGCGATGATGTTGACGTACCCGTTCCCGCCCAACGCGGCCGACGCCGCGATCGGTGACTACACGAACCTGCACCTGACGGCCGACCTGAACCTCGCGCAGATCCTGCAGGTCGTGGGCGACGGTGGCCCCGCGCCGCCGCCGGACCTCGAGCAGCTCGACGAGCTGCTCGAGCAGGTGAACAACCAGACCCAGGGGCCGCGGCCGGACGGCCTGCTGCCCAGCGGCATGGTGCCGCCGTCCGACGGGGACGGCGGCAAGGCGGGCTCGACGCCGACTCCTTCGTCGTCGGGGAAAGCGGAGAACGACGACCTGCTCCGGCTGCTCCTCGGCGGTGTGGGAGGTGGTGGCTGATGATCTGCCGCGCGAAGGAGCTCGGCGTGGGAGGAGGCGGTCGCGCATGATCAGGCGCTCGGTGAAGCTGCAGCTGATCGCGTTCCTGGCCATCACGCTGCTCGGCGTCAGCTACGTCGGCGCGAACTACGTCGGTCTGACCGACCAGTTCTCCAACCGCAACTACACGATCACCGTCGAGCTCGCCGAGGCCGGCGGGATCTTCGAGAACGCCGAGGTCACGTACCGCGGCGTCACGGTGGGGAAGGTCGAGAAGGTACAGCTGGCCGAGGACGGCGAAGGCGTCCGTACGACGTTGCGGCTGCAGCGCGACACCCCGGTACCGGACGACGCGCGGGCCGCCGTCGAGGAGCGGTCCGCGGTCGGCGAGCAGTACATCGACCTGCAGCCGAGCCGCCGCGGCGGCCCGTACCTGGACGAGGGCAGCGTGATCCCGAAGAGCCGCACCCGGCTGCCGCTGTCATCCACCCAGCTGCTGCTGAACCTGGACAAGCTGGTGAACTCGGTCGACCACGACGACCTGTCCACGGTGATCACCGAGCTGGACGCGGCGTTCGCCGACACCGGCCCCGCACTGCAGTCGCTGATCGACAACGGCAACGCGTTCATCGGTGCGTCCACGGAGAACATCGGCCCGACGACCAAGCTGATCGAGGACGGCCGCATCGTCCTCGACACGCAGCTGGACAGCGCGGACTCGATCCGCACGTTCAGCAAGCGGCTGGCGTCGTTCGCCGAGCAGTTCGACGAGAGCGATCCGGACCTGCGCAGGCTCATCGACAACGGCCGGGTGTCGGCGCCCGAGCTGAGCTCGCTGCTGCGCAGCATCGACCCGACCATCGGCACGTTGCTCGGCAACCTGGTCACCATCGGCGGTATCTCCGCGGTGCGGCTGCCCGGCTTCGAGCAGATCCTCGTGATGTACCCGGACGTCGTGGCCGGCGGGTTCACGGTGACCGCGGACGGCACCTCGCACGTCGGGCTGGTGATGCAGGAGACCCCGCCGCCGTGCACCCGCGGGTACGAGTCGACGAAGATGCGGTACCCGCAGCAGACGAGCCGGGAGCACGCGAACCACCAGGCCAGATGCAAGGAACCGCCGTCGAGCAAGACGAACGTACGCGGTGTGCAGAACGCGCCGAAACCGACCGGGCAGGAACCGAGGGACCCCGGCCGGTCGGGTCCGAAGGACGGCGGCACCGAGGCCGGCATGTACCGTTACGACGCGTCGACCGGCCAGATGACCGGGCCGGCCGGCGGTCCGGTGCGCGTGAGTTCTGCGGGAGGCCAGCAGATGTTCGGCGACGACTCGTGGAAGTGGCTGCTGCTGCGGCCACTCGGTAAGTGAGGCCGATGGCGGTCAAGAAGGACCAGTCGCGTTCCGCCCGGCGGCGTGCGGCGTCGGCCGCGGCCGCGGCCGGCCGCAGGCCGGGCGGCGGTACCGCGCGGGGCAGCAACCGCGGCGGCGAGCACCCGCCGCTCTACTACGTCCACCTGCTCGTGCCGCTGTGCGCCGCGGTCGTGCTGCTGGCCGTCACGGCGGTCGTCGGCGTCCAGCTGGCGCGGTCGGTCAGCGCGGTCGACGCGGACGAGCAGGAGCGGGAGCTGGTGCTGAGCGCGGCCAGGCAGCAGGCGCTGAACTTCACCACGATCGGCTACCGCACCGTCGACAAGGACATCGACCGGGTGATCGACGGCGCGACCGGCGACTTCAAGGCGAGCTACAAGCAGAACCGTGACACCATCGAGAAGACCGTCACGAAGAACAAGTCGACGTCCAAGGGGGAGGTGCGCAGCGCCGGCGTGAAGAACCTGGACAGCGACTCGGCCACCGTCCTCGTCGTGGTGGACGCCTCGGTGACCAACACCAGCTACAAGAAGCCGCGCATGCAGCACTACCGGATGCAGTTCGACCTGGCGAAGCTCCGTAACGGCAAGTGGCTGGTCTCCGGCGTGGAGTTCGTGGGCTGATGGTCGTGCACAGGTTGCGGAATGCCGACGCCGAGCTGCGCCGCAGGCCGACCGCACTTACCGCGCTGGTCGTCGTGGTGGCGTTGACGCTGCTGCTGTGCGGCGGCGGGCTGGTCTGGACGAGCCAGCGGACCCCGTCGAAGGCCGAGCTCGACGAGATCCGCAGCC
It includes:
- a CDS encoding MCE family protein, producing the protein MIRRSVKLQLIAFLAITLLGVSYVGANYVGLTDQFSNRNYTITVELAEAGGIFENAEVTYRGVTVGKVEKVQLAEDGEGVRTTLRLQRDTPVPDDARAAVEERSAVGEQYIDLQPSRRGGPYLDEGSVIPKSRTRLPLSSTQLLLNLDKLVNSVDHDDLSTVITELDAAFADTGPALQSLIDNGNAFIGASTENIGPTTKLIEDGRIVLDTQLDSADSIRTFSKRLASFAEQFDESDPDLRRLIDNGRVSAPELSSLLRSIDPTIGTLLGNLVTIGGISAVRLPGFEQILVMYPDVVAGGFTVTADGTSHVGLVMQETPPPCTRGYESTKMRYPQQTSREHANHQARCKEPPSSKTNVRGVQNAPKPTGQEPRDPGRSGPKDGGTEAGMYRYDASTGQMTGPAGGPVRVSSAGGQQMFGDDSWKWLLLRPLGK
- a CDS encoding MCE family protein; this translates as MTSHTADRSRAAAPVARAVAACLAVVMLLTGCKFGGVHDLPLPGGADTGKDPYTIEVEFLDVLDLVPRSAVKVGDVAVGQVTEVRLDGWHARVTVELQRTVRLPDNARAAVQQTSLLGEKYVQLAEPTTEQARGRLADGDLIPLSRTQRAAEVEEVLSALAMLLNGGGLPQLRTINKELNAALSGREDKVKSVIKELDTFVGGLDEQKDNIDKALRNIDKLSRQLKKQQPTINTTLRRMPPALKILTDQRKDLVVLLKELSKLGKVGTRVINASRDDTIANLKALRPILTKLAEAGTDLPNALAMMLTYPFPPNAADAAIGDYTNLHLTADLNLAQILQVVGDGGPAPPPDLEQLDELLEQVNNQTQGPRPDGLLPSGMVPPSDGDGGKAGSTPTPSSSGKAENDDLLRLLLGGVGGGG